The DNA segment TATACTTTAAAGTTAAATCGAAGGTGACTGTTAGCAAGCGTGGAGCGTGCATCGATGATAGAGCCGCGGTTATCTTATCGAATAAAGTTGACATAACCAATAGATTTAGCAGGTTTAAAGCAGTCCAGACTCTTAAAACTAAGTTTAAAGCAGCGTAAACCCCTTGCTTTGTAACCGTGAGATTTAATCCTAGAATATTAGCTTCAGCTATGATTTCACCTGGCGTTGTGAAAGGTAATGGCAGTGAGATAATAACGGTGAAGAAGACGATGAAGGTTAAGCCTCTTAAAAAGAAATCTTTTAAGTTAATTCTACCAGACGCAGCTAAGAAAACCGTGGCTGAGAGTATAATAAAGTATAATATAATTCCTTGAATTAACGAAACGCATATTATACCTGTGAATGTGGCTATGATTTTTATGCGCGGATCAAGTTTCTGGATGAAAAAGTTTTTGCGGGCGCTCTCCTCTATGATAAGCGCTTCTTTGAAGAATTCATATAGCTTAGAGAAGAGCACCCTGCACGCCTCTTAAGAGTGTTTTTTAAATTTAACGTACAGTATTGAGACTGCTATTGTAAGAGCCGCTGTTATCGCTACGCCGATTAACCCCGCTATCAGAGTGCCGGCCCAATCCCCGCCGATGTTAATAAAGTAGTCTGGTATCGGAGCGTTCCAGATAGGTTCACCCTCCACTACTCCAAGTTCTTCAGCCACTTTTTCAAGACCGTCTGGGAAAGCTGAAGCTAAAGGGATGAACACCGCTAATAATATTACTATTGCAGCTAAGCTTATTTTAGCCCAACGTGGGAAGCTTAGTTTTAAACCCATTTAAACACCTCCACTTAGCTTAAAACAGGCTGCTCCGCAATTACGTTGAATCCTTTAACAGCTGGTATAATTTCACGGCTGGTTTTCAGAACTAACGCTACGACGGCTGATGATATAACCGCCTCCCCGAAGGCGATGATAGTATGCCAGAACAGCATCGCCGGCACTGTGACTTCTACTCCATAGGGGAATATGCTTGATAAACCTATTTCTAAGCCGCAGGCTAAAGCAGCCGCGATCACGGAAAGCCAGGAGCCTGCGAAGACGCCTGCGATAATTCCTTTGTCACCTGGAATATATCTTCTAAGCGTCGAATATATGAAGAACCCGGTGAAAACCGCAACCATCGCCATGTTAAAACTGTTGGCTCCGAGCGCTGTTAAACCCCCGTCTCCGAAGATTAATCCTTGAATTAAAAGTATGATGGTGACGCTTACCACAGCTGGGAAAGGCCCTAAGAAGACTGAGATCAGCGTCGCACCTATTAGGTGACCGCTGGTTCCGCCTATAATGGGGAAGTTGAGCATTTGAGCGGCGAATACGCCTGCTGTTAGAACAGCCATTAAGGGTATGCTTCTTTCACTAATATTTTTATTAGCTTTATAAAAGGATGGAATCCATATTATAGCGGCTATAATGAACATGACCGCTGTTAAAGTTAAATCTAGGAAGCCGTCTGGTATATGCATAGATTTCACCTTTCCGTT comes from the Candidatus Odinarchaeum yellowstonii genome and includes:
- the cbiQ gene encoding cobalt ECF transporter T component CbiQ; this encodes MLFSKLYEFFKEALIIEESARKNFFIQKLDPRIKIIATFTGIICVSLIQGIILYFIILSATVFLAASGRINLKDFFLRGLTFIVFFTVIISLPLPFTTPGEIIAEANILGLNLTVTKQGVYAALNLVLRVWTALNLLNLLVMSTLFDKITAALSSMHAPRLLTVTFDLTLKYIFVLVHEAIRVSRAQEARRSWKPGFMERVKSVIPVTYNILLRSHLKANNIYHAMLARGFNGDYRSLNQLKIRRSDIIYFLLSTIFFTTIILIDRVLLPGLTFLTSI
- a CDS encoding PDGLE domain-containing protein; this encodes MGLKLSFPRWAKISLAAIVILLAVFIPLASAFPDGLEKVAEELGVVEGEPIWNAPIPDYFINIGGDWAGTLIAGLIGVAITAALTIAVSILYVKFKKHS
- a CDS encoding energy-coupling factor ABC transporter permease, which gives rise to MHIPDGFLDLTLTAVMFIIAAIIWIPSFYKANKNISERSIPLMAVLTAGVFAAQMLNFPIIGGTSGHLIGATLISVFLGPFPAVVSVTIILLIQGLIFGDGGLTALGANSFNMAMVAVFTGFFIYSTLRRYIPGDKGIIAGVFAGSWLSVIAAALACGLEIGLSSIFPYGVEVTVPAMLFWHTIIAFGEAVISSAVVALVLKTSREIIPAVKGFNVIAEQPVLS